The Terriglobia bacterium region CGCGGCGATGACGGTGACGTTGGGCATGGTGGCCAATCGCTCTTGCAACAGGGCCGCCCGATGGGGATGAATGTCAGTGGCGATGATTTCCGCTTGCGGATTGCGCTCGGCAATCATGGCCGTCTTGCCGCCGGGCGCAGCGCAGCAGTCCAGCAGCCGCTCGCCGCTTCCCACCAGCAGCGCCACCAGTTGCGAGGCCTCGTCCTGGATGGCGACGCGCTTGTCGCGGAATGCCGCCGTGTGGGTCACGTCGCCTTTGACGACCCGGCGCGCCGAGCCGAGCAGCACCCCCGGCTTCAGCTCGATTCCCTCGCGATGCAATTCCTCTTCCGCGGCGGGATCGCGCAGGCGCAGCGCGGTCTCGGGTACCTGCTGGTCGAAAGCGCAGATCTTCTCCGCCGCTTCGAGCCCGTAACGTGAGGCCCATCGCTCGACCACCCACCGCGGATGCGCGTACAGCTCCGCCAAATCCACGGCGGTCTTGGGACCCAGCGAGAGCCGCGGCTCGATGAGATCGGGCTTGGCCGCCAGCTTGCGCAGCACGGCGTTGACGAACGACACCGAGTAGCGCCGCCGCGCGCGCTTTACCAGTTCGACGCTCTCGTTCACCGCGGCGCGCGCCGGCAGACGCAGAAAGCCGATCTGATATGCGCCCAGGCGGAGCGCGGTAAGCACTTCGGGATCGAGCTTGTTCATCGGCTGCGAGGAGTCGGCGGCAATTGCCAGGTCAAGCCGCGAGCGCCAACGCAGCGTGCCCATCACCAGTTCAGTGCAAAGGTTGCGGTCTTGCGGAGAGAGCTTGTCGAGGCGGTCGGAGTGCAGCAGTTCAGAGGCATACGACTGCTCCTGCTCGACGCGGAGCAGGATGTCGAACGCGGCTTCGCGCGAAGGGGAAGGCATCGTGAGGGAGAAGTCAACCACGGATTTCCACGGATCGACACGGATAAAAACAAGGGAAAAACTGATCCGCGTTCATCCTTGGGAATCCGTGGTCAATTTGTCTACCGATCCGAGGTGCTCCCCGGTTTTCGGATGATACCCGTGCACAAAATCCCGCGCCGGCATGCGCTTCTTGCCTTCCGGCTGCACGATTAACAATTCCAGCGCGGTGCGCTCGCCGCACGCGACGAATAACCGGTCCTTGTCCACTCTTAGCTCGCCGGGCTCGTGCGCTGACTCCTGACTCCCGACTCCCGACTCCCCCACCGGCCGCGCCTCCCACACATGCAAAATCCGCCCGCGGAACGTGGTGTACGCGCCCGGCCAGGGCTGAAATCCGCGCAGGCGGTTCCAGATTTCGCGCGCCCTGCGCCGGAAATCAATCAGGCCGTCTTCTTTCTTGAGGATCGGCGCCAGCGACGCTTGCGAATTGTCTTGCTTGCGCGGCGTGATTGTACCCGCCTTGAGACCGGGCAGCGTCTCGACCATCAGCTTGGCGCCAATCTCCGCCAGCCGCGGCGCCAGTGTTTCGGCCGTGTCTTCCGGCGGAATAGGCAGCTCGCGCTGCAGCAAGATGTCGCCCGTGTCGAGGCCGGCGTCGATCTGCATGGTGGTTATTCCGGTGACAGTCTCGCCCATCGCGATGGCCCACTGCACCGGCGCGGCGCCACGATATTTCGGCAGCAGCGAGCCGTGCAGGTTGATGTTGCCCAGTGGCGGCAGGTCAATCATCCACTGCGGAATGATCCGCCCGTAGCCGACCACCACAATCGCCTCGGGCTTGATCTGCTCCAGCTGAGCACGAAATTCCAGATTGTTCTTGATCTTGTCCGGCTGCGTGACTTCGATGCCCAGCTTCTGGGCGAGCTGCTTCACCGGCGGCACGGCGATTTCCATGCCGCGTCCGCTGGGCCGATCGGGCTGGGTGACCACCAGGCGCACGCGGAATCCGGCGGCGTTGACCAGCGCCTGCAGCGTGGGCACGGCGAATTGCGGGGTACCGCAGAAGATTACGTCCATTTTGGCAATTGGGTAATTGGGTAATTTGGAGAGGTTCGACCAGCGGCATCAACTTGCAATTACTAAAAACCAAATTACGAAATTACCAACTACTTCCATTCCCCCTGCTTGATCAGCTTGCGCACCTTGCGCTTGATCAGGTCGCGCTTGAGCGCCGAAATGTGCGCGATGTAGAGCTTCCCGTTCAGGTGGTCGGTCTCGTGCTGGAGCGCGCGCGCCAGCAGGTCCTCGCCGGTTTTTTCGAACCAGTTGCCCTTGGCGTCCTGCGCACGAACCGTCACCACGCGAGGCCGGGTGACGTTCTCGCGAAACTCGGGCAGGCTGAGGCACCCTTCCTGCTGGGTGTGCCGCCCCTCGGTGCGGATGATCTCCGGATTGATCAGCACCAGCCTGGCGTTCGGGTCCTCTTTGAAGGTGATATCAATCACGGCGATGCGCCTGGAAATGCCGATCTGCGGCGCGGCCAGCCCGACGCCGCGCGCCGCGTACATGGATTCGAACATGTCGTCGAGCAGCTTCTGCAGCTCGTCGTCGAAGACCGTGACCGTCGCCGCCGGCTTGTCCAGTACCGGGTCGCCTAACTTCACGATCGGGTAAATCATTGTTTCGCTTCCGACGAGGGGTGGGATCGCCAGTCGATGGGACAGTACGCATTTCCATCCCGGATTGAGCAGGTGTAGGTATACCCGTCTGGTTGAAGGTCGATCCGAGCGCCTGGGTGTGAGGTGTCCGGGTCAAAGTAACGAACACCAACGATCTTCTCGACACCCGGTGTGCCAGTTGGCACGGGGCAGGGATCAGCCTTGAGCAGACGGTCATCAAAAACGCGATTAGTCCCGGGGGTGTTGTCTTGCCACTCCGAACCGTCGGCGAAAACCACCTTGGTAACTGCGACCTGCACATGAATGTATGCAGCGTGAAGAGTCTCGAAGTCTTTCACAAACGCACTTGGTGGGACAGTCTCCCGCGCGATCTCCGTTGCTTTTGGTCGCAACGCTGTGGACTCCAACCTCGAACCGCTAAGAAATCCCGGTTGCAGAGTGTCGCTTTGCGTGGGGCACCCTGGCGGTACTGTAACGACATAGACGATCATAAATCCCGCGACAGCTTTGTTCGTTTCGTTGCGCACTTTGACCCTCGGTCCATCATAGGGGCGCTCGACCGGCGAGAGGAGCTCCACAATATGAACAGGGGCGTTGGGAATTCGGACTATGTTGACCTTGAACGTCACCTTTTGGGGAGATTGAGCGAAAAGTGGAATAGCAACGATCGTGAAGAGGATTGTAAAGACAACGTTGATTCTCATATTCATTCAATAGCGCCTTAGTTGCTCGATGTAGGCTTCATAGTTTCTTCTTGTTTCGCCCATCGAATCTCCGCC contains the following coding sequences:
- the rsmB gene encoding 16S rRNA (cytosine(967)-C(5))-methyltransferase RsmB; protein product: MVDFSLTMPSPSREAAFDILLRVEQEQSYASELLHSDRLDKLSPQDRNLCTELVMGTLRWRSRLDLAIAADSSQPMNKLDPEVLTALRLGAYQIGFLRLPARAAVNESVELVKRARRRYSVSFVNAVLRKLAAKPDLIEPRLSLGPKTAVDLAELYAHPRWVVERWASRYGLEAAEKICAFDQQVPETALRLRDPAAEEELHREGIELKPGVLLGSARRVVKGDVTHTAAFRDKRVAIQDEASQLVALLVGSGERLLDCCAAPGGKTAMIAERNPQAEIIATDIHPHRAALLQERLATMPNVTVIAADATGLPVWGGFDRVLADVPCSGTGTLARNPEIKWMLTTDDLAELQARQAAILAAVMTHVRRRGRLVYSTCSLESEENAQVIEEALQSQSEFRVMNCRSELERLLDSRELAWLDIASLLDGPYLRTISGVHPCDGFFAAILENVGH
- the fmt gene encoding methionyl-tRNA formyltransferase — translated: MDVIFCGTPQFAVPTLQALVNAAGFRVRLVVTQPDRPSGRGMEIAVPPVKQLAQKLGIEVTQPDKIKNNLEFRAQLEQIKPEAIVVVGYGRIIPQWMIDLPPLGNINLHGSLLPKYRGAAPVQWAIAMGETVTGITTMQIDAGLDTGDILLQRELPIPPEDTAETLAPRLAEIGAKLMVETLPGLKAGTITPRKQDNSQASLAPILKKEDGLIDFRRRAREIWNRLRGFQPWPGAYTTFRGRILHVWEARPVGESGVGSQESAHEPGELRVDKDRLFVACGERTALELLIVQPEGKKRMPARDFVHGYHPKTGEHLGSVDKLTTDSQG
- the def gene encoding peptide deformylase, translated to MIYPIVKLGDPVLDKPAATVTVFDDELQKLLDDMFESMYAARGVGLAAPQIGISRRIAVIDITFKEDPNARLVLINPEIIRTEGRHTQQEGCLSLPEFRENVTRPRVVTVRAQDAKGNWFEKTGEDLLARALQHETDHLNGKLYIAHISALKRDLIKRKVRKLIKQGEWK